In a single window of the Manis pentadactyla isolate mManPen7 chromosome 14, mManPen7.hap1, whole genome shotgun sequence genome:
- the LOC118930551 gene encoding transmembrane protein 132B-like: MLGPDWLFNVTDLVMKFMKVLSPLSDSILAEKTVIVLDDHVTIADLGVQLVTGLCLALQPQRADKRAIGSAVAAQGVLQAPKQVTFQHPLVLVNWDPFSLSHPAKEISRPLMAGNATDPDFKTDGSVTPIDIYDPKDFSVTVSSLDEMVVSVQKDLQSIWPVVVAEGEGQGPLIKLEMMISEPCQKTKRKNILAVGKGNVKVKFELNTDGHQGGANDIEGTHREHKDRLSNSIGREGNQERAIQEWLQRGASVGQEENTNKSTSPHSHAEGEDTKFLKSGGPDAFTSLPAPGKLPEPDNSHDLWNSFENTNGKTKSFLQDCFGWCLFYSWGSSRHIVYWVSRLNDVF; encoded by the exons ATGCTGGGCCCTGACTGGTTGTTCAACGTCACTGACCTGGTGATGAAGTTCATGAAG GTCCTCTCACCTCTCTCTGACTCCATCCTGGCCGAGAAGACAGTGATCGTCCTGGACGACCATGTCACCATTGCAGACCTGGGCGTGCAGCTGGTGACTGGCTTGTGCCTTGCCCTGCAGCCACAGAGAGCAGACAAAAGGGCCATTGGGTCTGCAGTGGCTGCCCAGGGTGTTCTCCAAGCTCCAAAGCAGGTGACATTCCAGCATCCTTTGGTCCTCGTCAACTGGgaccccttctctctctcacatcCAGCCAAGGAGATCAGCAGACCACTCATGGCTGGGAATG CAACTGATCCAGATTTTAAGAC TGATGGTTCGGTGACACCAATAGACATCTATGATCCCAAGGATTTTTCAGTTACTGTCTCATCATTGGATGAAATGGTGGTGTCTGTTCAAAAAGACCTTCAGTCCATATGGCCGGTTGTGGTTGCAGAGGGGGAAGGGCAAGGGCCCTTGATTAAATTAGAAATGATGATTAGTGAACCTTGTCAGAAGACCAAAAGGAAGAACATTCTTGCCGTGGGAAAAGGAAATGTCAAGGTCAAATTTGAACTAAACACGGATGGGCACCAAGGAGGTGCCAATGACATTGAGGGCACACATCGGGAACATAAAGACCGCCTCAGTAATTCCATAGGGCGGGAAGGAAACCAGGAGAGAGCCATTCAGGAATGGCTCCAACGTGGCGCCTCTGTTGGCCAAGAGGAAAATACCAACAAAAGCACAAGCCCCCACTCTCATGCGGAAGGAGAGGACACGAAGTTCCTCAAGAGTGGTGGTCCAGACGCCTTCACCAGCCTCCCTGCTCCGGGGAAGTTACCGGAACCCGATAATTCACATGACCTCTGGAATTCATTTGAAAACacaaatgggaaaacaaaatcttttcttcaagactgctttggctggTGTCTGTTTTATTCCTGGGGTTCGTCACGTCATATCGTTTACTGGGTATCCAGGCTGAATGATGTTTTTTAG